AAAAATCGATTCTTACGATAGGAATGTTGTTACTCTTTCGAAGGCGGCCAAAATATTAATAAAAGTGATAAGATTAAATTATTTACCGTACCTTTTGATTACCTCGTACATGGCATCGGTTCCCGAATACATAGCCGCAACGGGAATTTTTTCATCTGCGGCGTGAACGTAGTTCATAAAACTAAAGCCTTCGGGTAAATCAATCGGTAAAAACCCGTATGTTTGAATGCCCAGTTTGGCCAGCAGACGGGCGTCGGTACTGGCGCTGATTATAATCGGAATCGGAATGCAATCGGGCTCTTTTTCTTTTAATATATCCGAAAGCATTTCGAATAACGATAAATCGGCATCGGCTTTGGCTTGTTCGTAGTTGGTTATTTTAATATCGCAGTCATTTCCGATAATTTCCGTCAGTTCGTTTTTAAGGTCTATATCGCTTAAAATCGGCAGAATCCGTCCGTCAAGATAAAGGGTTACCTCGCCGGGAACAACATTAATTCGTTCCCCGCCTTTTACCATAATCGCATTGACGGTGTTATGCAGCAGCGGGTCAAAAAAGTTATCGGTTTTGTCTTTAATCTGTTCAAGAATTGCCTCTGTTTTTTGAGGATTAAGCAATTCTTTAAAAAAGGTGCTTTCCGGCTCCGAAATATGCGCAGAGATAATATTTATCATTCTTTCTGTTACGGCGGTAATATGAACCGGCAATTTTTTATCGTTAAGGGCAACCAATGCCTTTCCCATTTTGTACATGGCGCTGTTTTTCATCGGAACCGAACCGTGTCCGCTTGGTCCGTAAAAAGTGATTTCGGCGGTGCAGTGGTGTTTTTCGGCGACCTGAATAAGGTAAAATTTTTTGCCGTTAATATACATGGTATATCCGCCGAATTCGCTGACGGCATACTTAATATCTCTGAAAATGTCCATATGCTCGCGAACAAGAAACTTCGCTCCGTAAGATCCGCCGGTTTCTTCATCGGCCATTGCACAAAAGATAATATCCGCTGCGGGTTTAAAATTTTCGGCCTTGGCTCTCAGTAGCGCCGCAATCATCATTGCAAGTCCGCATTTCATATCAAGGGCGCCGCGCCCCCAAATATAACCGTCGGCTATTTCCCCGTCAAACGGCGGATAGGTCCAGTTTTGGTTGGCGGCGGTTACCACATCGGTATGCCCGTATAAAAGCAGCGGCGAGGCCTTCCCTTTCCCTTTCAGACGTGTTAGAAGGTTGGGGCGGGCGGGGTCTTTGGCAACTGTAATAGTCTCAAAGCCGGCGGCGGTAAACAGTTTATCGATATATTCGATTAAGGGCGCTTCGTTACCGGGGGGATTGGTGGTATTAAAACGAATCAGGTTTTGCAGTAATTCTTCGGGGCGTTTGTAAATTGAAGTGTCGATTGAAGGCATATCGGCTCCTTTCGCTACGGCAAAATCCGTTGCGTCTATTATACCACTATATGGGTTTTGGGCAAGGAGTTTAGCCACGGTTTTAATACAAGCGATTTAAAAAGAGGCGACGATTTATAAAACAATCGCCGCCTCAATATTATCCGTTAGCGGATATATGCCATAACCTAATAATTTTTTTGACTAGTCCGTAAAAACGTAGCTGCCCTTTTTAAGGTATGAATAAAAAGCGAGAATAGTGGATATTAACGATAGATACATCAAGACCGCCAGAAAAAGGTTGGGGCCGATATTTAAAATTGCCACAATCAACGGCGCCAACCAAAACCAGAAATTCACCTTGGCAATCGTTGTGGGGGTTGGGAATTCATAATCCTTTTTGCGGCGTTTGATTAAATAGGTAATTATCCCTATAAATACCGTAACCCCGCCAAGCAGCGCCGGAACGGCGTAAAGGTACGGGTTCCACGGCATTAGTCCCTCGGTACGGGCAAAACATCCGGCTGCAATTGCCAAAATAAGTGTCGGCATAAACAGAATTTGATCGGCTACCATATCGTACAAAGACCCGAATCGGCTTGTTTGTTTAAGGTGGCGCGCTAATTTACCGTCCAAAAAATCGGTTAAAGCGGCAATTATCAGGATTATACCGGCTGCTAAAATTTGGGCTTCGCTGCCCATAGCCAAAAGAACAACAATAACTACGGTCAGAAATATACGGGAGGAGGTGATGATGTTGGGGACATTCAGTTTAAACTTTATTTCCGGTTCGGCTATTATGCTCACAACATACTCCTTACAAAAAAAGTCCCAAGAAATATTTTCTATAATAGCATAATTTGAGTTAAGTTTTACAATATTAATTATATCGTTGCTTTTATTGACATTAAGCATTATTTGTATTACTATTAGTGATACTTAATTATCGGGGCGATGTAATGATTTTACAAATAAATATGTCAAGCGATGTTCCGATTTATATGCAGCTGCGCAATCAAATTGTAATGGGAATTGGCTGCGGCGAATTGAAAGCGGGGCAGGATTTACCGACTGTACGCCAGCTTGCCGAGGATATCGGTATCAATATGATGACGGTCTCCAAGGCATACACAATTCTGAAAAATGAAGGGTTTATCGAAATTGATCGGCGGCATGGGGCCAAAGTTCGCAAAGAGTTAGACCCCAATCAACAATTTTGTGAAAAACTGGAAGCGGAATTATTTTTACTGGCAGCGGAATCAAAAGCCAGAGGTATGGATAAAGCAGACTTCTTTGAACTGTGCGAAAAAATTTTTAGCCATAAATTGAAGGAGAAACATTTATGATAGGCTGGATTTTAGGTTTTACGGCGGCGATTGTGTTGGTTTCCGTTTATTTTGCTTCACAAGCAAACCCCCAACCGAATGTGCGTATCGGCGTATCTTTACCGCATGAAGCTTTAAACGACATTGAAGTTAAAAAAATAACAGGTGATTACCGCAGTGCTTTGCGCAAAGCGGTACTGATTGCCGCCGTTATCGGCATTCCGCCGTTTTTTCTTTTGTCGTACGTATCTCTGGCGATGTTGTTTATGTTTGTGTGGATTGGCGTTGTTTTTTACGCCGCAAACCGCATCTTTATTGTCTATCACGATAAGTTAATTGTGCTAAAACAAAATAACCGCTGGTTTGCTAAAAATGCCCGAATAATCACCGTTGATACCGAGGTTTCACGGCTTAAGGATACAATGCCAATATCGGGGAGATGGTTTATTATCCCTGTTCTTTTAAGCCTTTTGCCGTTTTTATTTGCTTACCTTGAACGCGATAACAATCTAATCCTGATAACACTTGGCGTGGTTTCTCTGACTACTTCGCTTATTTCAATATGGTTATACACGTTAGTGCGCCGGGAAAGCACCCTTTCCGTTTCGCGTGATACCCGTGTAAATATGGCCTACAATACCTCTCGTAAAAACACGCTTAGCCGCGGATGGTTCCTTTTTGCTTTTTCGGAGGCAATTATTTTGGCCGTTATGAGCTTTCTGATTATGCAGTACGATGTGAATGTCGTACCGGTCATAATTGCCATTTTGCTAACAAGCGTATTGGGGCTAATAATTATTATTACCTCTTATCAAAAGGCATCCCAAACGCAACAAAGATTAAAAAATGCGGAAAACGATGTCTTTTATGTCGATGATGACAGCGGCTGGGAAAACGGATTCCTTTTTTACAATAACCCCTATGACGAAAGAACAATGGTTGAAAAACGTTCCGGTTACGGACAAACCATTAATATAGCCACTAAAAAAGGCAAGGCCTTTATTTACGGAACATTCGCTTTTTCGGCTTTGGTATTAATTGGGGTAACCGGTGTTTTACTTTGGGCCGATTTCGGGGAAATTGAAATGGGAATAGTTAGCGATAACAACCGCATAGTAATACAAGCCCCGATGTACGGCTATGAATTTAATGCTTCTGAGATTATTGACGTTGCAATAACAAACGATCCGCCTCGCGGTATCAGAACAAACGGGATTGCAACGGACCGCTATTTACTGGGGAATTTTAATATTAACGATTACGGTAAATCCAAGCTGTATATTGTCGGCGATGCGCCCTATATTGTGGTGCAGCTGGAAGACCTCTACATATTTATTAACGGAAAGAGCGAAAATCAAACCTTGGAATATTTTAATCTTTTAAAAGGTTTGCAAGCGCATTAGTTTTTAGAAACATTGATTATGCATGAGGATAGCTAAAACCTCATCGGTTTGCCCTGAATCAAAAAAGCGTCTTCTTATAAAAAGAAGACGCTTTGGGAATGCGGTTCTTTAAAACTTTAGCGCTCCATTTTTAGTACGCTCATAAAGGCATCCTTGGGGACTTCAACCTTGCCGATACTGCGCATCTTTTTCTTGCCTTCTTTTTGCTTTTCCAAGAGCTTGCGTTTGCGGGTAATATCACCGCCGTAACATTTGGCAAGTACATCCTTCCTTTTGGCGGAGATGTCGGCACGTGCAACAATACGGCTGCCTACGGAGGCTTGCAAGGGGACCTTAAACATTTGCGTCGGGATAACTTCTTTGAGTTTTTCAACCATTGATTTCCCGATTTCGTGTGCCTTTTCGGGCGGCACGACACGGCTAAAGGCATCTACAACAACCCCGTTTACCAGTATATCCAGTTTAATTAATTTTGTTTCACGGTAACCGATTACCTCATGGTCAAGCGACGCATACCCTTTGCTGTGGCTCTTTAACTGGTCGTAAAAAGTGGTCAGCATTGAGCGCAAAGGTATTTCATATTCGAGCCTTACCCTTTGCCCGAGCGCGTCGGGTGAATGCGAGTGCCCGATGTATTCCGTATGTTTATAAAGACCTTCCGACTGTGTTACCAATTCCATAATCGGACCGATAAATGCGGAAGGGGTAATTACCGATATCTTGGCCCACGGTTCCTCTATCTTTAACAGTTCACTCGGTTCGGGGAGGTCGGACGGATTAACAATCATCTCCTGGCTGCCGTCCATACGTGTTATCATTAGCTTAACCCCGGGTACCGTTACAATCAGCGAAAGATCAAACTCCCTTTCCAGTCTTTCCTGAACAATATCCATATGCAGTAATCCCAGAAAGCCGCAACGGTAACCGTTTCCTAAAACAGGGCTATTTTCCGGTTCATACGTAAAGGAGGCATCGTTTAAGCTCAGTTTTTCGATTGCTTCACGCAGCTGTCCGTGGTCTTCGGGCTGGGTGGTATAAATCCCGGTAAAAACAACAGGTCTGGCTGTTTTATAACCGATTAGAGGTTTGTCGGCGCCGTTTTCGATTGAAGTAATTGTATCGCCGACACGGCAATCCCCGACACTTTTAAGGCCGGTAGCAATATAGCCGATATCCCCTGCCAAAAGTTCTCCGGTAGGGTAAAAATTGGGGTTAAAATAACCAATGTTTACCACTTCAAATTCAGTGCCTTGCCCCATCAGCCGCAGCTTATCTCCTTTGCGGATGCTGCCGTCGTTAACGCTGATATAGGCGACAACACCCATATAAGAATCGTAGTGAGAATCAAATATAAGCGCCCTTAAGGGATGTTCGAGCTCGCCTTTAGGCGGCGGAATTTTGTTAATAATCGCTTCTAACAGTTCGGGGACGCCTTGCCCCGTTTTGGCGCTGATTTGTAAAACCTCATCGCTTTTATATCCGAGGATACTGTCGATTTCATCCAGTACTTTTTCCGTTTCGCTGCTTGGTAAATCTATTTTATTGATTACCGGGATTATTTCCAGGTTGTGATCCATTGCGAAATAAACGTTTGAAATAGTCTGAGCCTGAATGCCTTGGGTGGCGTCAATAACAAGGATTGCCCCCTCGCAGGCCGCTAAAGTTCTCGAAACCTCATAGGCGAAATCAACATGCCCCGGGGTATCAATCAAATTTAATTCATACGTGATTCCGTCTTTTGCCTGATACTCAAGACGAATGGCTTTGGCTTTGATTGTAATTCCGCGCTCACGTTCCAGCTCCATACTGTCCATCATTTGATCAACCATTTTATCGCCTTTTAAGGCTCCGCTAAGTTGAATCAGGCGGTCGGCAAGTGTTGACTTACCGTGATCGATATGAGCAATAATGCAGAAATTACGTTTTCTAAGTTGTTTCATATACAGGGTTCTCTCTCCTGACAGTGTTGGTTTATTATACCGTATCCGGTAGGAATCTCCAGAATACTTCGTTACCGAGTAACCGCCCGTGCGGTGTTAATCTAATCAAGTTTTTGTCCGTTTCAATCAAGCCGATATTTAAAAGCTCTCCAATCGGCTCTTTGTACCACTCCATTATATCGATGTTGAAACGTTTTTGAAAATGGCTTAAATCAATTCCGCCGCACAATCTTAAACCAAGGATAACGGATTCCGCTATATCAATTTCAACGGGTATAATTTCGTTTAATTCCTGCGGCGGCGGTTTTCCGCAAGATAGGGCATCCAAATATTGATCCAAATCAGCGGTGTTGGCAGTCCGCCGGTTTTCAATAAAAGAGTGCGCCGCTACCCCGATTCCCAAATATCTCCCGCCTTGCCAATAAACCAGATTATGGCAGCATTCGGCACCGGGCTTAGCCCAATTAGATATTTCATAATGGGTATACCCGTGGTTTTTAAGCAGTTTTTCCGCCAGTTCATACTGCTCGGCGGCTGTATCAGGGGAAATCTCCGGATACTTGCCTGAATTTATTTCTTTAAACAGTAAATCTTCCGGTTCAAGCGTTAACGCATAGAGTGAAAGGTGGGCGGGGTTAGTTTCTAAGGCTTTTAATAAACTGCCCTCCCAACTTTTGAGCGATTGCCCCGGCAGGCCGTAAATTAAATCTAAATTTAAGTTGCTAAAGCCCGCGCCGTTAGCGTCATCAATTACTTTTAGGGCTTCCTTTGCTGTATGAATGCGCCCCAGCATTTCCAATTCGGCATCGTTAAAGCTTTGTACTCCCAAGCTCAGTCGGTTTATGCCGGCCTTATTTAAATCCGAAAGGTATTTTAAATCAACTGTTCCCGGATTAACCTCAACGGTTATTTCCGCATCTTGTCTTAAATCAAAATTATTTTTAATAGTATCGAGAATCCCCGCAATTTGCGCAACCGAAAGCAAGCTGGGAGTTCCTCCGCCGAAATAAACGGTATCGATAATACCGCCGGCCGAACGCAATTCCAGCTCTTTTTTGACCCCGTTTAGGTAAGCCGGAATATCATTCTCCCTCAAGCAGTAAGATGCGAAAGTACAATATTTACACTTGCGCTTACAAAACGGCACATGCACATAGATTGCTTTAATATCCGGCATATCTTCTCCGCCGAAAAAATTACTATTCGCTGCTAATCTTCCTTGCGGTGAGATGAAATATCTCTTAATCGCTGATTGTAAGACAATAATTTTTTACGCAATCGGATATTTTTCGGTGTTATCTCAACCAGCTCGTCGTCGTTAATAAAATCTATTGCCTGTTCGAGGCTGAATTTAATCGCCGGAGTTAGTTTAACGGCAATATCTGAGGTTGACGACCTGATATTCGTTTTTTTCTTTTCCTTGCAGATATTAATCGGAATATCCTGCATTCGTTGGTGCATACCGACAATCATTCCCTCGTAAACCATTGTATTGGGATCAATAAACGTTTCACCGCGCTCTTGTGCGTTGGCAATGCCGTACGCCAGAGCCACTCCGGGTTCGGTTGCCACCAACACCCCATTGCGTGAAGAAGTAAGCGCACCTTTCCAAGGTTCGTAGCCCAGGAAGATAGTATTCATAACGGCATCTCCGCGTGTTGCGGTTAGGAATTGGCCGCGAAACCCTATCAAGCCTTTGGTCGGTATTTTATACTCAATACGGACATTGCCTTTACCGTTATTGTACATATCGGTAAGTTGTGCCTGGCGGTTACTAAGCATCTCGGTTAGTACGCCGACATATTCTTCGGCGGTATTAATTATTAAAGACTCCATCGGCTCCGTTAATTTGCCGTCAATAACCTTGGTAATCGCCTCCGGCTTGGATATTTCAAATTCATAGCCTTCGCGTCGCATTGTTTCAATTAATATCGACAAATGAAGTTCCCCCCGGCCTTTAACCAAAAAGGTGTCGGTGCTGTCTGTATCCTGAACCCTTAAACTCAGGTTCTTTTCGAGCTCCCTGTAAAGCCTGTCTCTGATTTGTCGGGTAGTGCAGTATTGCCCCTCACGACCGGCAACCGGAGAAGTATTAACTCCAAAGGTCATTTCTATTGTCGGTTCGCCGATTTCAATTCTGGGCAGTGCCGTTGGGTCTGCGGGGAAGGCTATTGTATCGCCGATACTGACCTTATCGACACCGGTAATGGCAACGATATCCCCGGCTTCGGCTTTATTTGCGTTTAATCGTCCCAGCCCCATATACGTAAACACTTCATCGACCTGGTAATGATTGGAGCTGCCGTCGGCATTTAAACATACCACTTGATCGCGCGGAGAAATGCTGCCCCGCCATATTCTGCCAATGGAAATTTTTCCTTTATGGCTGTTGTAATCAAGATTAGTAACCAACATCTGGAAAGAGCCCTCGGCAATTTTGGGAGGCGGTACTTTCTCCAAAATACAATCCAAAATGGGGAAAATGTTTTTACCTTCGTCTTTGAGTTCCGTTACGGCAATACCGTTTCTGCCGCTGGCGTAAAGAATCGGAAAATCAAGCTGGTCCGTGTTTGTTGCCAATTCCAAAAAGAGATCGTGAGTTAAGTTGATTACCTCTTCAATGCGAGCCTCTTTTTTATCTATTTTATTAATGACCAATATCGGCTTTAGCCCCTTTAACATCGCTTGCTGAAGCACAAACTTTGTTTGCGGCATCGGCCCTTCAACGGAATCCACCAAAAGCACGCAACCGTCGGCCATGCTGATTACCCTTTCTACTTCTCCGCTGAAGTCTGCATGCCCCGGGGTGTCTATAATGTTAATCTTGACGCCCTTGTAATCAATCGCCGTATTTTTGGCCATTATGGTAATGCC
Above is a genomic segment from Dehalococcoidales bacterium containing:
- a CDS encoding M20/M25/M40 family metallo-hydrolase; amino-acid sequence: MPSIDTSIYKRPEELLQNLIRFNTTNPPGNEAPLIEYIDKLFTAAGFETITVAKDPARPNLLTRLKGKGKASPLLLYGHTDVVTAANQNWTYPPFDGEIADGYIWGRGALDMKCGLAMMIAALLRAKAENFKPAADIIFCAMADEETGGSYGAKFLVREHMDIFRDIKYAVSEFGGYTMYINGKKFYLIQVAEKHHCTAEITFYGPSGHGSVPMKNSAMYKMGKALVALNDKKLPVHITAVTERMINIISAHISEPESTFFKELLNPQKTEAILEQIKDKTDNFFDPLLHNTVNAIMVKGGERINVVPGEVTLYLDGRILPILSDIDLKNELTEIIGNDCDIKITNYEQAKADADLSLFEMLSDILKEKEPDCIPIPIIISASTDARLLAKLGIQTYGFLPIDLPEGFSFMNYVHAADEKIPVAAMYSGTDAMYEVIKRYGK
- a CDS encoding CDP-alcohol phosphatidyltransferase family protein, which translates into the protein MSIIAEPEIKFKLNVPNIITSSRIFLTVVIVVLLAMGSEAQILAAGIILIIAALTDFLDGKLARHLKQTSRFGSLYDMVADQILFMPTLILAIAAGCFARTEGLMPWNPYLYAVPALLGGVTVFIGIITYLIKRRKKDYEFPTPTTIAKVNFWFWLAPLIVAILNIGPNLFLAVLMYLSLISTILAFYSYLKKGSYVFTD
- a CDS encoding GntR family transcriptional regulator, with protein sequence MILQINMSSDVPIYMQLRNQIVMGIGCGELKAGQDLPTVRQLAEDIGINMMTVSKAYTILKNEGFIEIDRRHGAKVRKELDPNQQFCEKLEAELFLLAAESKARGMDKADFFELCEKIFSHKLKEKHL
- a CDS encoding PH domain-containing protein; translation: MIGWILGFTAAIVLVSVYFASQANPQPNVRIGVSLPHEALNDIEVKKITGDYRSALRKAVLIAAVIGIPPFFLLSYVSLAMLFMFVWIGVVFYAANRIFIVYHDKLIVLKQNNRWFAKNARIITVDTEVSRLKDTMPISGRWFIIPVLLSLLPFLFAYLERDNNLILITLGVVSLTTSLISIWLYTLVRRESTLSVSRDTRVNMAYNTSRKNTLSRGWFLFAFSEAIILAVMSFLIMQYDVNVVPVIIAILLTSVLGLIIIITSYQKASQTQQRLKNAENDVFYVDDDSGWENGFLFYNNPYDERTMVEKRSGYGQTINIATKKGKAFIYGTFAFSALVLIGVTGVLLWADFGEIEMGIVSDNNRIVIQAPMYGYEFNASEIIDVAITNDPPRGIRTNGIATDRYLLGNFNINDYGKSKLYIVGDAPYIVVQLEDLYIFINGKSENQTLEYFNLLKGLQAH
- the lepA gene encoding translation elongation factor 4 gives rise to the protein MKQLRKRNFCIIAHIDHGKSTLADRLIQLSGALKGDKMVDQMMDSMELERERGITIKAKAIRLEYQAKDGITYELNLIDTPGHVDFAYEVSRTLAACEGAILVIDATQGIQAQTISNVYFAMDHNLEIIPVINKIDLPSSETEKVLDEIDSILGYKSDEVLQISAKTGQGVPELLEAIINKIPPPKGELEHPLRALIFDSHYDSYMGVVAYISVNDGSIRKGDKLRLMGQGTEFEVVNIGYFNPNFYPTGELLAGDIGYIATGLKSVGDCRVGDTITSIENGADKPLIGYKTARPVVFTGIYTTQPEDHGQLREAIEKLSLNDASFTYEPENSPVLGNGYRCGFLGLLHMDIVQERLEREFDLSLIVTVPGVKLMITRMDGSQEMIVNPSDLPEPSELLKIEEPWAKISVITPSAFIGPIMELVTQSEGLYKHTEYIGHSHSPDALGQRVRLEYEIPLRSMLTTFYDQLKSHSKGYASLDHEVIGYRETKLIKLDILVNGVVVDAFSRVVPPEKAHEIGKSMVEKLKEVIPTQMFKVPLQASVGSRIVARADISAKRKDVLAKCYGGDITRKRKLLEKQKEGKKKMRSIGKVEVPKDAFMSVLKMER
- the hemW gene encoding radical SAM family heme chaperone HemW; translation: MPDIKAIYVHVPFCKRKCKYCTFASYCLRENDIPAYLNGVKKELELRSAGGIIDTVYFGGGTPSLLSVAQIAGILDTIKNNFDLRQDAEITVEVNPGTVDLKYLSDLNKAGINRLSLGVQSFNDAELEMLGRIHTAKEALKVIDDANGAGFSNLNLDLIYGLPGQSLKSWEGSLLKALETNPAHLSLYALTLEPEDLLFKEINSGKYPEISPDTAAEQYELAEKLLKNHGYTHYEISNWAKPGAECCHNLVYWQGGRYLGIGVAAHSFIENRRTANTADLDQYLDALSCGKPPPQELNEIIPVEIDIAESVILGLRLCGGIDLSHFQKRFNIDIMEWYKEPIGELLNIGLIETDKNLIRLTPHGRLLGNEVFWRFLPDTV
- the typA gene encoding translational GTPase TypA, encoding MIYRNDIRNVAIIAHVDHGKTTLVDALLRQSKIFRENQNVVDCVMDSNDLEREKGITIMAKNTAIDYKGVKINIIDTPGHADFSGEVERVISMADGCVLLVDSVEGPMPQTKFVLQQAMLKGLKPILVINKIDKKEARIEEVINLTHDLFLELATNTDQLDFPILYASGRNGIAVTELKDEGKNIFPILDCILEKVPPPKIAEGSFQMLVTNLDYNSHKGKISIGRIWRGSISPRDQVVCLNADGSSNHYQVDEVFTYMGLGRLNANKAEAGDIVAITGVDKVSIGDTIAFPADPTALPRIEIGEPTIEMTFGVNTSPVAGREGQYCTTRQIRDRLYRELEKNLSLRVQDTDSTDTFLVKGRGELHLSILIETMRREGYEFEISKPEAITKVIDGKLTEPMESLIINTAEEYVGVLTEMLSNRQAQLTDMYNNGKGNVRIEYKIPTKGLIGFRGQFLTATRGDAVMNTIFLGYEPWKGALTSSRNGVLVATEPGVALAYGIANAQERGETFIDPNTMVYEGMIVGMHQRMQDIPINICKEKKKTNIRSSTSDIAVKLTPAIKFSLEQAIDFINDDELVEITPKNIRLRKKLLSYNQRLRDISSHRKED